Proteins encoded in a region of the Hugenholtzia roseola DSM 9546 genome:
- a CDS encoding LysM peptidoglycan-binding domain-containing protein, whose translation MNKISTTANFLYPIAFKHPLNTLQMRLLLPTKAFAVAIFFFAAFFLGTKNAKAEGQNPNLTLGFVVPTDSIGLERHNGRLYIRHKVRAGEDILGIARRYYVDVNTLISLNPFARNPLQQGQIVRIPYQRTEAPTSIKNYTVRADDTLYKIALKFGTSAKAIKDLNQMATNEIRIGQDLLIPMNENTETTRGIAGSTESQKQNQQENKIVYQYYTIEAGDNLIKIANKHKITVSQLKEWNQLTNDTIRIGQKLIVGKSELYTTHNPTKSNNGRHSKKTRTESGVCSMIDSEGTRFLGLHRTLPVGSMVRVFNDNTGLSVEVEIIGKIPNISANENIIIKITKAACYQLGTKAKAFPVVLTWEAK comes from the coding sequence ATGAACAAAATCAGTACAACCGCTAATTTTTTATACCCTATCGCCTTCAAACACCCTTTAAACACCCTTCAAATGAGGCTTTTACTGCCCACAAAGGCTTTCGCTGTGGCAATTTTCTTTTTCGCTGCCTTCTTTTTGGGTACAAAAAATGCAAAAGCCGAAGGGCAAAATCCAAACTTGACGCTTGGTTTTGTCGTGCCTACCGATTCGATTGGTCTGGAAAGGCACAATGGCAGGCTCTACATTCGCCACAAAGTACGCGCAGGAGAAGACATCTTGGGAATTGCGCGACGCTATTACGTCGATGTCAACACGCTCATCAGCCTCAATCCCTTTGCTCGCAATCCATTGCAGCAGGGGCAGATTGTCCGAATCCCTTATCAGCGCACCGAAGCCCCGACCAGCATCAAAAATTACACCGTCCGCGCTGATGATACCCTCTATAAAATTGCCCTTAAATTTGGAACAAGTGCGAAAGCCATTAAAGATTTAAACCAAATGGCTACCAACGAAATTCGCATAGGACAGGATTTGCTTATTCCTATGAACGAAAACACCGAAACTACAAGAGGTATCGCAGGCAGTACAGAAAGTCAGAAGCAAAATCAGCAAGAAAATAAAATCGTTTATCAATATTATACGATTGAAGCAGGCGACAATTTGATAAAAATTGCCAACAAGCACAAAATCACCGTAAGCCAATTAAAGGAATGGAATCAACTCACAAATGATACAATCCGAATCGGACAAAAACTTATCGTAGGCAAATCCGAACTCTACACAACCCACAATCCCACCAAAAGCAACAACGGCAGACACTCTAAAAAAACGCGCACCGAATCAGGCGTATGTAGCATGATTGATAGCGAGGGTACGCGCTTTTTGGGCTTGCATCGAACCCTACCCGTAGGCTCTATGGTGCGCGTCTTCAACGACAACACAGGTTTGAGTGTAGAAGTAGAAATCATTGGCAAAATCCCCAATATTTCGGCAAACGAAAATATCATTATCAAAATTACCAAAGCCGCCTGTTATCAGTTGGGTACAAAGGCAAAGGCGTTTCCTGTTGTCCTGACTTGGGAAGCAAAGTAA
- a CDS encoding MarR family winged helix-turn-helix transcriptional regulator, with amino-acid sequence MQEQEKKKRSVDFALKASWLAIAKMYNLLGEKHGITHSTGFVLLNINQEEGTPATKIAPLMGMEARSLTRILKSMEKEGLILRQADGKDRRKVMICLTQEGRIRREAARQAVKTFNQQIVAQIEPEKLEHFFEVVQIINQTTDKNLSAEGNFVEVVRNKVEESLNQRVELKK; translated from the coding sequence ATGCAAGAACAAGAAAAGAAAAAACGTTCGGTAGATTTTGCCCTCAAAGCCTCTTGGCTTGCTATCGCCAAGATGTATAACTTATTAGGCGAAAAACATGGCATTACCCATTCCACAGGCTTTGTCTTGCTCAATATCAATCAGGAGGAAGGCACACCTGCTACCAAAATTGCCCCTTTAATGGGCATGGAAGCCCGCTCCCTTACCCGTATTCTCAAAAGCATGGAAAAAGAAGGGCTAATTTTACGCCAAGCCGACGGCAAAGACCGCCGAAAGGTTATGATTTGCCTAACCCAAGAGGGTAGAATTAGACGCGAAGCCGCAAGGCAAGCCGTCAAGACCTTCAACCAGCAAATTGTCGCGCAAATAGAGCCTGAAAAGTTGGAACATTTTTTTGAAGTCGTGCAAATCATCAATCAGACCACCGACAAAAATCTCTCTGCCGAAGGGAATTTTGTGGAAGTAGTCCGAAACAAAGTAGAGGAATCTTTAAACCAAAGAGTAGAACTCAAAAAATAG
- a CDS encoding class I SAM-dependent methyltransferase, whose translation MPILFPNHNNYFRPSSPKTKSRLMSFVKLLPKSFKSFIFKNVLKGSWVYCPCCKSSLATFFPYGNPPRSNSYCPVCHSLDRHRFTWHYLEKEYDFFAKIAASPTVFRILHVAPEPALFAILSKLGRKNPNVLYVPCDKFAEGYDKYPKITKNYDLTALPEADNSFDLILCSHVLEHIEEEGKALSEIRRVLKPEGAAILLVPMDLNRPDTYQDPAINTPELRQKEYGQHDHVRLYGRNFGELVAQHGFSVRTYKCETIDSDTQFKLGLLPTDWLFEAKKV comes from the coding sequence ATGCCAATTTTATTTCCAAACCACAACAACTATTTTCGCCCTTCTTCACCCAAAACCAAATCACGCCTTATGTCGTTTGTCAAGTTATTGCCAAAATCTTTTAAAAGTTTTATCTTTAAAAATGTTTTAAAAGGTAGTTGGGTCTATTGCCCTTGTTGTAAAAGTTCCTTAGCCACTTTTTTTCCTTATGGCAATCCGCCGCGCAGCAATAGTTACTGTCCTGTTTGTCATTCTTTGGATAGGCATAGATTTACTTGGCATTATTTAGAGAAAGAGTATGATTTTTTTGCTAAAATTGCGGCTTCTCCAACGGTTTTTCGTATCTTGCATGTTGCGCCCGAACCTGCTTTATTTGCCATTCTTTCCAAATTAGGGCGCAAAAATCCCAATGTTCTGTATGTCCCTTGCGATAAATTTGCCGAAGGGTACGATAAATATCCCAAAATTACAAAAAACTATGACCTTACGGCTTTGCCCGAAGCCGATAATAGTTTTGATTTGATACTATGCTCGCACGTTTTGGAGCATATTGAAGAGGAGGGCAAAGCCTTGTCTGAAATAAGGCGCGTCTTGAAGCCCGAAGGAGCGGCGATTTTGCTTGTCCCGATGGACTTAAATCGCCCTGATACTTATCAAGACCCTGCTATCAATACCCCTGAATTGCGACAAAAAGAATACGGTCAGCACGACCATGTGCGCCTTTATGGGCGTAATTTTGGCGAACTTGTGGCGCAACATGGCTTTTCGGTGCGCACCTACAAGTGCGAAACGATAGATTCGGACACCCAATTTAAGTTGGGGCTACTGCCAACGGATTGGCTTTTTGAAGCCAAAAAAGTGTAA
- a CDS encoding alpha/beta fold hydrolase, translated as MLLSNYLEANGQKIHYLHNFERAASDAPVLLLLHGFLLDSTMFSPLMQALGNEFRLVAFDARALGKTQWDGKAFSLYDTVADCIALMDALQIEKAIISGMSQGGYAALRLALRHPARVSGLVLMSTRSGADEEPTKAAYREVRDTWKNVGAVEPMLKGLMGAIIGAEDDPKIAPYWAQWFPIWQNYKGDNIFHGMNNLLERDEITPLLGQIQQPALVLHGKEDSGVPFQLGEQLHQDLPNSQGFILTEGAHACVLTHVESYVEPIRNFVRQFAKG; from the coding sequence ATGCTGCTTTCCAACTATTTAGAAGCCAACGGACAAAAAATTCACTACCTCCACAACTTCGAAAGGGCTGCTTCTGATGCGCCTGTGCTGCTCCTGCTGCATGGCTTTTTGCTCGACTCTACTATGTTTTCGCCCCTGATGCAGGCTTTGGGCAACGAATTTCGCCTTGTCGCCTTCGATGCGCGTGCCTTAGGAAAAACGCAGTGGGACGGCAAGGCTTTTTCACTTTACGACACAGTGGCGGATTGTATCGCCCTAATGGACGCTTTGCAGATAGAAAAGGCGATTATCAGCGGCATGTCGCAGGGCGGATATGCGGCTTTGCGCTTGGCATTGCGACATCCAGCGCGTGTTTCGGGGCTTGTTTTGATGAGTACGCGCTCAGGTGCAGACGAAGAACCTACAAAGGCGGCTTATCGCGAGGTGCGCGATACATGGAAAAATGTAGGGGCAGTAGAGCCGATGCTCAAAGGCTTGATGGGTGCGATTATTGGGGCAGAAGATGACCCTAAAATTGCTCCTTATTGGGCGCAGTGGTTTCCTATTTGGCAAAATTACAAAGGCGATAATATCTTTCATGGCATGAACAACCTTTTAGAGCGCGATGAAATCACGCCGCTATTGGGTCAGATTCAGCAGCCTGCCCTTGTTTTGCATGGCAAAGAAGATTCGGGCGTTCCCTTTCAATTAGGGGAGCAGTTGCACCAAGATTTGCCTAATAGTCAGGGCTTTATCCTCACCGAAGGAGCGCATGCCTGTGTGCTAACGCATGTGGAGAGCTATGTAGAGCCTATCCGAAATTTTGTTAGGCAGTTTGCAAAAGGGTAA
- a CDS encoding HD domain-containing protein: protein MSPYQTKIIEQTAAFVQQTLAAAEGGHDWWHIYRVWRLSKSIAKTEKVDNFVVELGALLHDIADSKFHNGDETLAPKIARNFLASLQVEENIISHVENIIVHISFKGGNQVQKFKSPELDVVQDADRLDALGAVGIARTFNYGGYKNRPLYNPDIKPNLNLTKEEYKNSNAPTINHFYEKLLLLKDRMNTQTAREMAEERHRYMEAFLAQFYREWKGEI, encoded by the coding sequence ATGTCCCCATACCAAACGAAAATTATTGAGCAAACTGCCGCTTTTGTGCAGCAGACCTTAGCCGCTGCCGAAGGCGGACACGATTGGTGGCATATCTATCGTGTGTGGCGATTGTCTAAATCTATTGCAAAAACTGAAAAAGTAGATAATTTTGTAGTAGAACTGGGTGCGCTTCTACACGACATCGCCGATTCGAAATTTCATAATGGCGACGAAACCCTTGCACCCAAGATAGCACGCAATTTTTTGGCTTCGCTACAAGTAGAAGAAAATATAATTTCCCACGTTGAAAATATAATCGTTCATATTTCCTTTAAAGGAGGAAATCAAGTTCAGAAGTTCAAATCGCCCGAACTCGATGTGGTGCAAGATGCCGATAGGTTAGATGCCCTTGGTGCTGTTGGTATTGCAAGGACTTTTAACTACGGTGGCTATAAAAACAGACCACTTTACAATCCTGATATTAAACCAAATTTGAACCTAACAAAGGAAGAATATAAAAATAGCAACGCGCCCACTATCAATCATTTTTACGAAAAACTGCTATTGCTCAAAGATAGAATGAACACCCAAACGGCAAGGGAAATGGCAGAGGAAAGGCATCGGTATATGGAGGCGTTTCTTGCCCAATTTTATAGAGAGTGGAAGGGTGAGATTTAA
- a CDS encoding DUF1599 domain-containing protein, whose product MSQHEKTLAQYRQIIQTCQQIFEQKNKDYGTSWRILRLPSITDQIFIKAQRIRNIQEKGQQLVEDSVATEFAGIINYCVMALIQIQLTQDSRLELPLKELSDLYTQQVERNIQLLHKKNHDYGEAWRIMRISSITDIILMKLLRTKRIEDNLGKTLVSEGVDANYRDILNYAVFSLILLTQQEMKNIKPETTSV is encoded by the coding sequence ATGAGTCAGCACGAAAAGACCCTCGCCCAATATCGCCAAATTATTCAGACCTGCCAGCAAATTTTTGAGCAAAAAAATAAAGACTACGGCACTTCTTGGCGCATCTTGCGTCTGCCTTCTATCACCGACCAAATCTTTATCAAAGCCCAACGGATTCGCAACATTCAAGAAAAAGGGCAGCAGCTGGTAGAAGATAGCGTCGCGACCGAATTTGCAGGGATTATCAACTATTGCGTAATGGCACTGATTCAAATTCAACTCACACAGGATAGCCGCTTAGAACTGCCCCTCAAAGAGCTTTCCGACCTATACACGCAACAGGTAGAGCGCAATATCCAACTCCTGCACAAAAAAAACCACGACTACGGCGAGGCTTGGCGCATCATGCGCATTAGCAGCATCACCGATATTATCCTGATGAAACTCCTGCGCACCAAACGCATAGAAGATAATTTGGGCAAAACCTTAGTTTCCGAAGGCGTAGATGCCAACTACCGCGACATCTTAAACTATGCCGTCTTTTCGCTTATCCTGCTCACACAGCAAGAGATGAAAAATATCAAACCCGAAACCACTTCTGTATAG
- the rnhA gene encoding ribonuclease HI, protein MASIVIYTDGAAQGNPGKGGYGTVLLAPELGLRKELAEGFRLTTNNRMELLAVICGLEALKREGMQVKIYSDSKYVVDAVEKKWVLGWEKKDFLDKGTERPNADLWRRFLKSYRKHQVSFQWIRGHAGIPENERCDALAVAAANSNTLKIDTYYEQNQYNR, encoded by the coding sequence ATGGCATCTATCGTAATTTATACAGACGGCGCAGCACAAGGCAACCCCGGAAAAGGCGGTTATGGCACAGTTTTGCTTGCCCCCGAATTAGGTCTTCGCAAAGAATTGGCAGAGGGCTTTCGCCTCACCACCAACAACCGCATGGAACTTTTAGCCGTCATCTGCGGCTTGGAGGCTCTCAAAAGAGAAGGCATGCAGGTCAAGATTTATTCCGACTCGAAATACGTCGTCGATGCCGTAGAAAAAAAATGGGTCTTGGGCTGGGAAAAAAAAGACTTCCTCGATAAAGGCACTGAACGCCCCAATGCCGACCTCTGGCGGCGTTTTCTCAAAAGCTATCGCAAACATCAGGTTTCCTTTCAATGGATACGCGGACATGCAGGAATCCCTGAAAATGAACGCTGTGATGCCTTAGCCGTTGCCGCCGCTAATAGTAACACGCTCAAAATAGATACCTATTATGAACAAAATCAGTACAACCGCTAA
- a CDS encoding gamma carbonic anhydrase family protein: MALILPVRGYTPKIGNDCFTAPNATLVGEVEMGDFCSVWFGAVVRGDVHYIKIGHHTNIQDNVTIHGTYQTAPTHIGNYVTIGHNAVVHGCTLEDYCLIGMGARVLDNAVVQKGAIVAAGAVVLENTVVESGWIYAGVPAKKVKQVGDREEMLHRIANNYIKYASWFKEEAQPPAQSSDVKF, encoded by the coding sequence ATGGCACTTATTCTTCCTGTACGAGGCTATACGCCCAAAATAGGCAACGACTGTTTTACAGCCCCCAACGCAACGCTGGTAGGCGAAGTAGAGATGGGCGATTTTTGCAGCGTCTGGTTTGGCGCAGTGGTGCGTGGCGATGTGCATTACATCAAAATCGGGCATCATACCAATATCCAAGACAACGTCACCATTCATGGCACTTACCAAACTGCCCCCACTCATATTGGCAACTATGTTACCATCGGGCATAATGCCGTTGTGCATGGCTGCACGCTCGAAGATTATTGTCTGATAGGCATGGGGGCGCGTGTGTTGGATAACGCAGTGGTACAAAAGGGCGCAATCGTGGCAGCAGGAGCGGTGGTGCTGGAAAATACGGTCGTAGAAAGCGGCTGGATTTATGCAGGTGTGCCTGCCAAAAAAGTAAAGCAGGTAGGCGATAGAGAGGAAATGTTGCATAGAATTGCCAATAACTACATCAAATATGCAAGTTGGTTTAAAGAAGAAGCGCAACCCCCTGCCCAAAGCAGTGATGTGAAATTCTAA
- a CDS encoding AAA family ATPase, which yields MELLYIWIEDYKNIKEQGFNFSPRYRFEFKNGVLSCVENTDAISTGKDFFGSGITNVTAIIGENGAGKSTVLELILHCKYNIANEISKLNGKIKYLKEEKENEDIIENQKESTYLSNVDVIFYSNQVTTKYPYKDNINSCNISTDYLLVAESRPFHDFQADEMWKQIDFISNFPTINFLLENKILPQYPSPLLVSHKQLCEFW from the coding sequence ATGGAACTTCTCTATATCTGGATAGAAGACTACAAAAACATCAAAGAGCAGGGGTTTAATTTTAGCCCTCGATACCGCTTTGAGTTTAAAAATGGTGTGCTTTCTTGCGTAGAAAATACGGACGCTATTTCTACGGGTAAAGACTTCTTTGGCAGTGGCATTACCAACGTTACCGCTATTATTGGCGAAAATGGGGCGGGGAAGAGTACGGTTTTGGAGCTTATTCTGCATTGTAAATATAATATAGCAAATGAAATTTCAAAACTAAATGGGAAAATAAAATATTTAAAAGAAGAAAAAGAAAATGAAGATATAATTGAAAACCAAAAAGAAAGTACATATTTAAGTAATGTAGATGTCATATTTTACTCAAATCAAGTTACTACTAAATACCCATACAAAGATAATATTAACTCTTGCAATATCTCAACAGATTATTTACTTGTCGCAGAGTCAAGACCTTTTCATGATTTTCAGGCAGACGAAATGTGGAAGCAGATAGACTTTATTTCAAATTTTCCTACCATCAATTTTTTACTTGAAAATAAAATACTGCCTCAATATCCCTCGCCGTTGCTTGTGTCACACAAGCAACTTTGCGAATTTTGGTAA